A single Calypte anna isolate BGI_N300 chromosome 5A, bCalAnn1_v1.p, whole genome shotgun sequence DNA region contains:
- the JMJD7 gene encoding bifunctional peptidase and (3S)-lysyl hydroxylase JMJD7, with the protein MAEGAALRAVRGCLNAFPREARELGWTESIPYLDRPPSPLEFYREWVSPNKPCIIQNAISHWPALKKWSLVYLREVVGAKVVSVAVTPNGYADAVFQDRFVMPEERQMPFVDFLDIVEKKVTSPNVFYVQKQCSNLTEEFPELVCDVQTDIPWMSEALGRKPDAVNFWLGESTAVTSLHKDHYENLYCVLSGEKHFLLHPPSDRPFIPYELYHPATYQVSEDGSFEIVDEKSADKVPWIPLDPLNPNLEQYPGYAQAKPLQCTVKAGEMLYLPSLWFHHVQQSHGCIAVNYWYDMDYDLKYSYYQLLDSLTKAVEML; encoded by the exons ATGGCGGAGGGCGCGGCGCTGCGAGCTGTCAGGGGCTGCCTGAACGCCTTCCCCCGGGAGGCCCGCG AGCTGGGGTGGACAGAGTCCATACCTTACCTTGACAGGCCTCCATCCCCACTGGAGTTTTATCGGGAATGGGTGAGTCCGAATAAGCCTTGTATAATTCAGAATGCCATCAGCCACTGGCCAGCTCTGAAGAAATGGAGCTTGGTGTACCTGAG gGAGGTAGTGGGTGCCAAGGTAGTGAGCGTGGCAGTAACACCAAATGGTTATGCAGATGCAGTGTTTCAGGACCGTTTTGTCATGCCAGAAGAACGCCAGATGCCTTTTGTGGACTTTTTGGACATTGTAGAGAAGAAAGTGACCTCTCCCAACGTATTCTATGTGCAGAAGCAGTGTTCAAACCTCACTGAGGAGTTCCCTGAACTTGTCTGTGACGTGCAGACTGACATACCATGGATGAGTGAAGCACTTG GGAGGAAGCCTGATGCTGTAAATTTCTGGCTTGGGGAATCAACTGCTGTGACATCTT TACATAAAGATCACTATGAGAACTTGTACTGTGTCCTCTCTGGAGAGAAACATTTCCTGCTGCATCCACCAAGTGACCGTCCCTTCATCCCATATG AGCTCTATCACCCAGCAACCTACCAGGTATCAGAAGATGGCTCATTTGAAATTGTGGATGAGAAGAGTGCAGATAAG GTGCCTTGGATCCCCCTGGACCCATTGAACCCAAATCTGGAACAGTACCCAGGTTATGCTCAGGCAAAACCTTTGCAGTGTACAGTGAAAGCTGGTGAGATGTTGTACCTGCCTTCTCTCTGGTTCCATCATGTTCAGCAATCACATGGCTGTATAGCAG tGAATTATTGGTATGACATGGACTATGACCTTAAGTACAGCTATTATCAACTATTAGACAGTCTCACAAAAGCTGTGGAAATGTTATAG
- the LOC103534422 gene encoding acyl-coenzyme A thioesterase 1-like, which produces MAVQVSVLPSPRCLFDEPVQICVAGLLPWQTVTLRASLVDDSGELFQAHARYRAGSSGELDLSRCPSLGGSYSGVEPMGLLWSLQSEAPYKRLAKRNVLTPFCVDFEVYAGHENTSHLLAKCTNERWFLGEGVKRIPIREGRLKATLFLPPGPGPFPGLIDLYGSGGGLVEYRASLLASRGFVTLAVAYMAFEDLPAMPEVLELDYFEEAVNFLRKQQQVKDTGIGILGLSKGADLALSIATFLPGIKAAVSISGSGFNTFIPLKGNGFTVPAHPYDLGRMKTDEDSELVDFTDVLDDHRDPATSASHIPLERSLAKFLFLSGLDDKNWKSDLYCQDAVQRLQQHGQEVEFYSYSGAGHLLEPPYLPLCQASIHRVLGLFVHWGGKWREHAKAQEDAWHRIQAFFWQHLMDSDIPKSKL; this is translated from the exons ATGGCGGTGCAGGTGTCGGTACTTCCTTCCCCCCGGTGTCTGTTCGATGAGCCGGTGCAGATTTGCGTGGCGGGACTCCTGCCCTGGCAGACGGTCACCCTCCGAGCCAGCCTGGTGGATGATAGCGGGGAACTTTTCCAAGCCCACGCTCGCtacagagctgggagcagcgGGGAGCTGGATCTCAGCCGCTGCCCCTCTCTGGGAGGCAGCTACTCGGGAGTGGAGCCCATGGGGCTGCTGTGGTCCCTCCAGTCCGAAGCTCCCTATAAGCGCCTGGCGAAGAGGAACGTCCTGACCCCTTTCTGCGTGGACTTTGAAGTGTACGCGGGACACGAGAACACGAGCCACTTGCTGGCCAAATGCACCAACGAGAGATGGTTTTTAGGAGAGGGGGTGAAGAGGATTCCGATCAGAGAAGGTCGCTTGAAAGCaaccctcttcctccctcctg GACCTGGTCCATTCCCTGGACTTATTGATCTGTATGGATCTGGAGGAGGTCTTGTTGAATACAGAGCAAGTCTGCTGGCTAGCAGAGGCTTTGTGACTCTGGCTGTTGCTTATATGGCCTTTGAAGATCTCCCTGCCATGCCAGAGGTTCTTGAACTGGACTATTTTGAGGAAGCTGTCAACTTTTTGcggaagcagcagcag GTGAAGGATACTGGGATTGGTATTCTGGGCTTGTCTAAAGGAGCTGATCTGGCCCTTTCCATTGCCACATTTCTACCTGGCATCAAGGCAGCTGTCAGCATATCTGGAAGTGGTTTTAATACTTTCATCCCCCTGAAGGGGAATGGATTCACTGTTCCTGCTCATCCATACGATCTGGGGAGGATGAAGACCGATGAAGATTCTGAGCTGGTAGATTTTACAGATGTTCTAGATGATCACAGAGACCCAGCAACTTCGGCTAGTCACATTCCACTGGAGAGATCCTTGGCCAAGTTCCTCTTCCTGTCTGGACTGGATGACAAGAACTGGAAAAGCGATCTCTATTGCCAGGATGCTGTTCAGCGCCTTCAGCAGCATGGCCAGGAAGTGGAGTTTTACTCCTATTCTGGAGCAGGACACCTTTTGGAGCCACCATACTTGCCTCTGTGCCAGGCTTCAATCCACAGAGTGCTTGGGTTGTTTGTGCATTGGGGAGGGAAATGGAGGGAGCATGCCAAAGCCCAGGAAGATGCCTGGCACAGGATACAGGCCTTTTTCTGGCAACACTTGATGGACTCAGACATCCCTAAGAGCAAGCTGTAG